A genomic region of Tamandua tetradactyla isolate mTamTet1 chromosome 2, mTamTet1.pri, whole genome shotgun sequence contains the following coding sequences:
- the SMIM1 gene encoding small integral membrane protein 1: MQQPESGVQYSRWDGGDQDEVSMAAASSPGEASGCQRAARWLCTGRPGLVVKLVGGVALFWAVFVLGYLTGYYVHKCK; this comes from the exons ATGCAGCAACCAGAGAGTGGGGTCCAGTACAGCCGGTGGGATGGCGGTGACCAGGACGAAGTCAGCATGGCGGCCGCGTCCAGCCCAGGGGAGGCCTCAGGCTGCCAGAG GGCTGCGCGGTGGCTGTGCACGGGCCGGCCGGGCCTCGTGGTGAAGCTGGTGGGCGGCGTGGCCCTCTTCTGGGCCGTCTTCGTCCTGGGCTACCTCACCGGCTACTACGTGCACAAGTGCAAATAA